One region of Catenuloplanes indicus genomic DNA includes:
- a CDS encoding helix-turn-helix domain-containing protein, translating to MEDGALLDPEHDRVYRALIRLGSADVDEVARRASVRHDEAARALHALRDQGLAAERTGDGAVYVALAPDVALGDRLLRRQAALEEARRSVAALSEEFRDITRRRDADRLVEIVHGRAALRARLHTVQMEAREEILWFCRANPLAMPGTENTEEPGALQRGVRYRAIYERDLLTDPSELTGITESVRLGEEARTLPALPVRLAIADRRTAICPLVPDGERGFVEPTAALVHRSELLDALLALFESHWERATPLRLAGGLIEEADADATEKHLLSLFVAGLPDKSIASQLGVSRRTVQRRLDRLMSIAGVDTRTGLAFQAARRGWL from the coding sequence ATGGAGGACGGGGCACTGCTGGATCCGGAGCACGACCGCGTCTACCGCGCGCTGATCCGGCTCGGCTCCGCCGACGTCGATGAGGTCGCCCGGCGGGCGTCGGTCCGGCACGACGAGGCCGCCCGCGCCCTGCACGCGCTGCGCGACCAGGGCCTCGCCGCGGAACGCACCGGCGACGGCGCCGTCTACGTGGCACTCGCCCCCGACGTCGCGCTCGGCGACCGCCTGCTGCGCCGTCAGGCCGCACTGGAGGAGGCCCGCCGCTCGGTCGCCGCACTGTCCGAGGAGTTCCGCGACATCACCCGCCGCCGCGACGCGGACCGCCTGGTCGAGATCGTGCACGGCCGCGCCGCACTGCGCGCCCGGCTGCACACGGTGCAGATGGAGGCGCGCGAGGAGATCCTGTGGTTCTGCCGGGCGAACCCGCTGGCGATGCCCGGTACGGAGAACACGGAGGAGCCCGGCGCGTTGCAGCGCGGGGTGCGGTATCGGGCGATATACGAACGCGACCTGCTCACCGACCCGAGCGAACTGACCGGGATCACGGAGAGCGTGCGCCTGGGCGAGGAGGCCCGCACGCTGCCCGCGCTGCCGGTCCGGCTGGCGATCGCGGACCGGCGGACCGCGATCTGCCCGCTGGTGCCGGACGGGGAGCGCGGATTCGTCGAGCCGACCGCGGCGCTGGTGCACCGCAGCGAGCTGCTGGACGCGCTGCTGGCGCTGTTCGAGTCGCACTGGGAACGCGCGACGCCGCTGCGGCTGGCCGGCGGGTTGATCGAGGAAGCGGACGCGGACGCGACCGAGAAGCATCTGTTGTCGCTTTTCGTGGCCGGCCTGCCGGACAAGTCGATCGCTTCCCAGCTCGGCGTCAGCCGCCGCACCGTCCAACGCCGCCTCGACCGCCTGATGTCCATCGCCGGCGTCGACACCCGCACCGGCCTAGCCTTCCAGGCAGCCCGGCGGGGGTGGCTCTAG
- a CDS encoding PfkB family carbohydrate kinase produces the protein MAHAVFAGLCTLDVIQSVTRVPGANEKVTALRQTVAAGGPATNAAVTFAHLGGTATLLTGIGRHPLAGGIRADLASCRVAVRDLTPDHDGPPSVSSILVTAATGARAVASTNASGAHLVPPDDFDFDGVSALQVDGHHPALAEAALTEARRRGIVTIMDAGSWKDGTERLLPLVDVLAASADFPFRRYDVPWLAVTDGARPIRWWGPGDTSGEVPVPAVTVVDTLGAGDVFHGALTFGIAARGLAGFPSLLAAAARTASRACAHFGTRTWMHHTDT, from the coding sequence GTGGCCCACGCCGTCTTCGCAGGTCTGTGCACGCTCGACGTGATCCAGTCGGTGACCCGGGTGCCCGGTGCGAACGAGAAGGTGACCGCGCTGCGGCAGACCGTCGCCGCGGGCGGCCCGGCCACCAACGCGGCCGTCACGTTCGCCCACCTCGGCGGCACCGCGACGCTGCTCACCGGCATCGGCCGGCATCCGCTCGCGGGCGGCATCCGGGCCGACCTCGCGTCCTGCCGGGTCGCGGTGCGGGACCTGACGCCGGACCACGACGGCCCGCCGTCGGTATCGAGCATCCTGGTCACGGCCGCGACCGGCGCGCGGGCCGTGGCGTCCACGAACGCGTCCGGCGCGCACCTCGTACCGCCGGATGATTTTGACTTTGACGGGGTGTCGGCCCTTCAGGTGGACGGGCACCACCCGGCGCTGGCCGAGGCCGCGCTGACCGAGGCGCGGCGGCGCGGGATCGTCACGATCATGGACGCGGGCAGCTGGAAGGACGGCACCGAACGGCTGCTGCCACTGGTCGACGTGCTCGCGGCCTCGGCCGACTTTCCTTTTCGACGGTACGACGTGCCGTGGCTCGCGGTCACCGACGGCGCGCGCCCGATCCGCTGGTGGGGACCCGGCGACACGTCCGGCGAGGTGCCGGTGCCCGCGGTGACGGTCGTGGACACGCTCGGCGCCGGCGACGTGTTCCACGGCGCGCTCACGTTCGGGATCGCGGCGCGCGGGCTCGCCGGCTTCCCGTCGCTGCTGGCCGCCGCGGCCCGCACCGCGTCGCGGGCCTGCGCGCACTTCGGCACCCGGACCTGGATGCACCATACAGACACATGA
- a CDS encoding RNA polymerase sigma factor, whose product MADPPPEEFAELYRGHFHRLAVQLYAYLGDHAEAQDLTQEAFVRALERWDTISGYDDRAAWVRRVAWNLATSRLRRVQIAFRHLARQREQHVAGPEPDHVDLVRALATLPGRQRRALVLHYLGGLSTAEIAVQESVAEGTVRSWLTRGRTALAARLDDPILILPEVRHG is encoded by the coding sequence ATGGCTGACCCCCCTCCCGAGGAGTTCGCGGAGCTGTATCGCGGGCACTTCCACCGGCTCGCCGTGCAGCTCTACGCGTACCTCGGAGATCACGCGGAGGCCCAGGACCTGACGCAGGAGGCGTTCGTCCGCGCGCTGGAGCGGTGGGACACGATCAGCGGGTACGACGATCGCGCCGCCTGGGTCCGCCGGGTCGCCTGGAACCTGGCCACCAGTCGGCTGCGCCGCGTCCAGATCGCGTTCCGGCACCTGGCGCGGCAGCGTGAGCAGCACGTCGCCGGCCCGGAGCCGGATCACGTCGACCTGGTCCGCGCGCTCGCCACGCTGCCCGGCCGGCAGCGGCGCGCGCTGGTCCTGCACTACCTCGGCGGCCTGAGCACGGCGGAGATCGCGGTGCAGGAGAGCGTGGCCGAGGGCACGGTCCGCTCCTGGCTGACCCGCGGTCGGACCGCGCTCGCCGCCCGGCTCGACGACCCGATCCTGATCCTGCCGGAGGTGCGCCATGGCTGA
- a CDS encoding glycoside hydrolase family 53 protein, with protein MSLRSALAATVLGAAVLAGVASPAQASTLSMRGADVSTLQRATDLGARYYTAAGVPADPLDILAGAGVNYIRLRVWVNPVSGYNNAAKVLAYARTVKAKGLALLIDFHYSDTWADPGVQTKPAAWASHGLGALATDVYQHTYGLCNSLKAQGTTPDTIQIGNEINVGMLWNDGRIVNNDFGPLATLLKSGYNAVKACNAGTQVLIHTANSDSLANARWFYDGIRAAGVPWDITALSYYCNWHGTMTNLTTVIKDMISRYGKPVVLAETAAPFTLNNADGTGNSITTACPGYPATWAGQGAAFTAVQNAAKAGGAVGVFYWEPTWYAVPGNGWDPHDIQNSGDGWDNMAVFNWTGVFNSAVRWIS; from the coding sequence ATGTCGTTGCGATCCGCCCTCGCCGCGACCGTGCTCGGTGCCGCCGTGCTGGCCGGGGTCGCGTCACCGGCGCAGGCGAGCACGCTGTCCATGCGCGGCGCGGACGTCTCCACGCTGCAACGCGCCACCGATCTCGGTGCGCGGTACTACACGGCCGCCGGCGTGCCGGCCGACCCGCTGGACATCCTGGCCGGCGCGGGCGTCAACTACATCCGGCTCCGGGTGTGGGTGAATCCGGTGAGCGGCTACAACAACGCGGCGAAGGTGCTGGCCTACGCGCGGACCGTGAAGGCCAAGGGCCTCGCGCTGCTGATCGACTTCCACTACTCGGACACCTGGGCCGACCCGGGCGTGCAGACCAAACCGGCGGCCTGGGCGAGCCACGGGCTCGGCGCGCTGGCCACGGACGTCTACCAGCACACGTACGGGCTGTGCAACAGCCTGAAGGCGCAGGGTACGACGCCGGACACGATCCAGATCGGCAACGAGATCAACGTCGGCATGCTGTGGAACGACGGCAGGATCGTCAACAACGACTTCGGCCCGCTCGCCACGCTGCTGAAGTCCGGCTACAACGCGGTCAAGGCGTGCAACGCGGGCACCCAGGTGCTGATCCACACCGCGAACTCGGACAGCCTGGCGAACGCGCGCTGGTTCTACGACGGCATCCGCGCGGCCGGCGTGCCCTGGGACATCACCGCGCTGTCGTACTACTGCAACTGGCACGGCACGATGACCAACCTGACCACCGTCATCAAGGACATGATCAGCCGGTACGGCAAGCCGGTGGTCCTCGCGGAGACGGCCGCGCCGTTCACGCTGAACAACGCGGACGGCACCGGCAACAGCATCACCACCGCCTGCCCGGGGTACCCGGCCACCTGGGCCGGCCAGGGCGCCGCGTTCACCGCGGTGCAGAACGCGGCGAAGGCGGGCGGTGCGGTCGGCGTCTTCTACTGGGAGCCGACCTGGTACGCGGTGCCCGGCAACGGCTGGGACCCGCACGACATCCAGAACTCCGGCGACGGCTGGGACAACATGGCGGTCTTCAACTGGACCGGCGTGTTCAACTCCGCGGTGCGCTGGATCAGCTGA
- a CDS encoding NAD(P)-dependent oxidoreductase, with the protein MDVGFIGLGGMGRPMVANLVKAGHTVRVWNRSPEPVAASVADGAIDAGSLAEVWQADVVISMLADDASVRAVLLDDVLLAGARATVHVNMATVSVALAREAAELHAAHGIGYVSAPVLGRTEVAAAGELNILASGPAALRERVEPLFAAMGRRTWPLGDGPEQAVITKISANFMIAAAIESMGEAAALTEAHGVDPGALIELLTNSIFPGVVYTVYGNMIKERRYEPANFRLPLGLKDVTLGLTAGFDARVPMPFAGVLRDQFLDAIAHGDADQDWGAVAEVSRRRANLPRES; encoded by the coding sequence ATGGACGTCGGTTTCATCGGGCTCGGCGGGATGGGCCGGCCGATGGTCGCCAACCTGGTCAAGGCCGGTCACACGGTCCGGGTGTGGAACCGGTCGCCGGAGCCGGTCGCGGCCTCGGTCGCGGACGGCGCGATCGACGCCGGCTCGCTCGCCGAGGTGTGGCAGGCCGACGTGGTCATCTCCATGCTGGCCGACGACGCGTCCGTGCGCGCGGTGCTGCTGGACGACGTGCTGCTGGCCGGCGCGCGGGCCACCGTGCACGTGAACATGGCCACGGTCTCGGTCGCGCTGGCCCGCGAGGCCGCGGAACTGCACGCCGCGCACGGCATCGGCTACGTCTCCGCGCCGGTGCTCGGCCGGACCGAGGTGGCCGCGGCCGGCGAGCTGAACATCCTGGCGTCCGGTCCGGCCGCGCTGCGGGAGCGGGTCGAGCCGCTGTTCGCCGCGATGGGCCGGCGCACCTGGCCGCTCGGCGACGGCCCGGAGCAGGCGGTGATCACGAAGATCTCGGCGAACTTCATGATCGCGGCGGCGATCGAGTCGATGGGCGAGGCGGCCGCGCTGACCGAGGCGCACGGCGTCGACCCGGGCGCGCTGATCGAGCTGCTGACGAACAGCATCTTCCCCGGCGTGGTCTACACGGTCTACGGCAACATGATCAAAGAGCGGCGGTACGAGCCGGCGAACTTCCGGCTGCCGCTCGGGCTCAAGGACGTCACGCTCGGCCTGACCGCCGGCTTCGACGCGCGGGTGCCGATGCCGTTCGCCGGTGTGCTGCGCGACCAGTTCCTGGACGCGATCGCGCACGGCGACGCGGACCAGGACTGGGGTGCGGTCGCCGAGGTCTCCCGCCGCCGCGCGAACCTGCCCCGCGAGTCCTGA
- a CDS encoding sulfotransferase family protein, whose protein sequence is MRVIGVGFGRTGTASLKVALERLGYGPCYHMLAVLEKPSRARGWLAAAKAADAADGAVDPPWQEIFDGFDSTLDWPGVAFWRELVEAYPDARVILTVRDPYRWYRSMDATILRALRQARHPVIGPLMRLGGWLRPDMGAFFEMTQRLVVQRSFHGDPGGGAERFARLFDEHTAEVIATVPADRLLVFEVADGWKPLCDFLGTTPPDEPFPHINDQQEFARTSGAQRRKALMPVLATAAAGAVAGTATVLLRRRLRR, encoded by the coding sequence ATGCGGGTCATCGGGGTGGGATTCGGGCGGACCGGTACGGCGTCGCTGAAGGTCGCGCTGGAGCGACTGGGCTACGGGCCGTGCTACCACATGCTCGCGGTGCTGGAGAAGCCGTCCCGTGCGCGCGGCTGGCTGGCCGCCGCGAAGGCCGCGGACGCGGCGGACGGCGCGGTCGACCCACCGTGGCAGGAGATCTTCGACGGGTTCGACAGCACGCTCGACTGGCCCGGCGTGGCGTTCTGGCGCGAGCTGGTCGAGGCGTACCCGGACGCGCGCGTGATCCTGACCGTGCGTGACCCGTACCGCTGGTACCGGAGCATGGACGCCACCATCCTGCGCGCGTTGCGCCAGGCCCGGCACCCGGTGATCGGGCCGCTGATGCGGCTCGGCGGGTGGCTGCGGCCGGACATGGGCGCGTTCTTCGAGATGACCCAGCGGCTGGTCGTGCAGCGGTCGTTCCACGGTGACCCGGGCGGTGGCGCGGAACGGTTCGCGCGGCTGTTCGACGAGCACACGGCGGAGGTGATCGCGACCGTGCCGGCCGACCGCCTGCTGGTCTTCGAGGTGGCGGACGGGTGGAAGCCGCTCTGCGACTTCCTCGGCACCACGCCGCCGGACGAGCCGTTCCCGCACATCAACGACCAGCAGGAGTTCGCCCGGACCAGCGGTGCCCAGCGGCGGAAGGCGCTGATGCCGGTGCTGGCCACCGCCGCGGCCGGCGCCGTCGCCGGCACCGCGACCGTGCTGCTGCGCCGCCGCCTCCGCCGCTGA
- a CDS encoding TNT domain-containing protein yields the protein MKIRSLATAVVTAVLVAVAAPTPAAAAIAGPCRPGTPPAAEPTADFYADRGELGPEQLPDGEPAESLMTGYRRFGGMSVAAFTARYRTAQGWVYPPEDGFLILRGVAVRYQQTMIAGSRIDRFGYDGGRFLAPVDTLYLQRALPPQNLNTPAGTPQSNYHVYCVLRPFTVEAGPIAPWFGQPGLGLQYRLDGRYLPEAGDEISVDWLIDHGYLVEEDPAAD from the coding sequence GTGAAGATTCGCTCGCTCGCCACCGCCGTGGTCACGGCCGTCCTCGTCGCGGTCGCCGCACCGACGCCGGCCGCCGCCGCGATCGCCGGCCCCTGCCGCCCGGGTACGCCGCCGGCCGCGGAACCGACCGCGGACTTCTACGCCGACCGCGGCGAGCTCGGTCCGGAGCAGCTGCCGGACGGCGAGCCGGCCGAGTCGCTGATGACCGGGTACCGGCGGTTCGGCGGGATGAGCGTGGCGGCGTTCACCGCGCGCTACCGTACGGCGCAGGGCTGGGTGTACCCGCCGGAGGACGGGTTCCTGATCCTGCGTGGCGTCGCGGTCCGCTACCAGCAGACCATGATCGCGGGCAGCCGGATCGACCGGTTCGGGTACGACGGCGGGCGGTTCCTCGCACCGGTGGACACGCTCTACCTCCAGCGGGCGCTGCCGCCGCAGAACCTGAACACGCCCGCGGGCACGCCGCAGAGCAACTACCACGTGTACTGCGTGCTGCGCCCGTTCACGGTCGAGGCCGGCCCGATCGCGCCCTGGTTCGGCCAGCCCGGCCTCGGCCTGCAGTACAGACTGGACGGCCGTTACCTGCCGGAGGCCGGTGACGAGATCTCGGTCGACTGGCTGATCGATCACGGTTATCTGGTCGAGGAGGACCCGGCCGCGGACTGA
- a CDS encoding GlxA family transcriptional regulator, with protein sequence MHTVAVLALDGVVPFDLATPLEVFGRTRLPDGRTPYRVLVCGPARDVEAGAFTLRAPHGLDALATADTIIVPGLADPDAPVPAAALTALRDAAARGTRIASICSGALVLARTGLLDGRRATTHWLAAATLAERHPEITVDPDVLYVDEGQLLTSAGAAAGLDLCLHLVRRDHGSAVAADAARLSVMPLEREGGQAQFIVGPLPATPRGSELEPLLRWLEEHAHRELTLDDMARQAGMSTRTLNRHFREQLGSTPLQWLLRARVRRAQHLLETTGHPVDRIADQVGFGSPTAFRERFRRTVGTSPAAYRSAFRDHTR encoded by the coding sequence ATGCATACGGTGGCCGTGCTGGCGCTGGACGGCGTCGTCCCGTTCGATCTCGCGACGCCGCTGGAGGTGTTCGGCCGCACCCGTCTGCCGGACGGGCGCACGCCGTACCGTGTGCTGGTCTGTGGTCCGGCGCGCGACGTCGAGGCCGGTGCGTTCACGCTGCGGGCGCCGCACGGGCTGGACGCGCTGGCGACGGCGGACACGATCATCGTGCCGGGGCTGGCCGACCCGGACGCTCCGGTGCCGGCGGCGGCGCTGACCGCGCTGCGGGACGCGGCCGCGCGCGGCACCCGGATCGCGTCGATCTGCTCGGGCGCGCTGGTGCTGGCGCGGACCGGGCTGCTGGACGGCCGGCGTGCCACCACGCACTGGCTGGCCGCGGCCACGCTCGCGGAACGGCACCCGGAGATCACGGTCGACCCGGACGTGCTCTACGTGGACGAGGGCCAGCTGCTCACGTCCGCGGGCGCGGCCGCGGGGCTGGACCTGTGCCTGCACCTGGTGCGCCGCGATCACGGCTCCGCGGTGGCGGCGGACGCGGCGCGGCTGTCCGTGATGCCGCTGGAGCGCGAGGGCGGGCAGGCGCAGTTCATCGTGGGGCCGCTGCCGGCCACGCCGCGCGGGTCGGAGCTGGAGCCGCTGCTGCGCTGGCTGGAGGAGCACGCGCACCGCGAGCTGACGCTGGACGACATGGCACGGCAGGCCGGGATGAGCACGCGCACGCTGAACCGGCACTTCCGCGAGCAGCTGGGCAGCACGCCGTTGCAGTGGCTGCTGCGGGCCCGGGTCCGGCGGGCGCAGCACCTGCTGGAGACGACCGGGCACCCGGTGGACCGGATCGCCGATCAGGTCGGGTTCGGGTCGCCGACCGCGTTCCGGGAGCGGTTCCGGCGGACCGTGGGGACCAGCCCGGCCGCGTACCGGTCGGCGTTCCGGGACCATACCCGCTAG
- a CDS encoding DUF3817 domain-containing protein: MARPLRFAAAVEALSLLVLLLNLATVHIDAVASLTGPIHGCAYLFVIIAAFRLPGLTRAGRLRSLVPGIGGLLVLRAGST, from the coding sequence ATGGCACGCCCGCTGCGCTTCGCGGCGGCGGTCGAGGCACTGTCGCTGCTGGTGCTGCTGCTCAACCTGGCCACCGTGCACATCGACGCGGTCGCGTCCCTGACGGGCCCGATCCACGGCTGCGCCTACCTCTTCGTCATCATCGCCGCGTTCCGGCTACCCGGCCTCACCCGCGCCGGCCGGCTCCGCTCGCTCGTACCGGGGATCGGTGGTCTTCTGGTCCTGCGGGCCGGATCGACCTGA
- a CDS encoding nuclear transport factor 2 family protein — translation MTASVIAGRTRGWCVADLKGRDEVLAYTGGIFARFDPLVWRGHEWTVSPDGRAVFFHGVGDMVVARIGRPYRNTYTMRFDVEDGRVVRIAEYGNALMFAGLDVRPNRTELRALLRAVRRPVR, via the coding sequence ATGACCGCGAGCGTCATCGCGGGCCGGACGAGGGGCTGGTGCGTCGCGGACCTCAAGGGCCGCGACGAGGTGCTGGCCTACACCGGTGGGATCTTCGCGAGATTCGATCCGCTGGTCTGGCGCGGCCACGAGTGGACCGTGTCGCCGGACGGGCGGGCGGTGTTCTTCCACGGCGTCGGCGACATGGTCGTCGCGCGCATCGGACGGCCGTACCGGAACACGTACACGATGCGGTTCGACGTCGAGGACGGCCGGGTCGTCCGGATCGCCGAGTACGGGAACGCGCTCATGTTCGCCGGCCTGGATGTCCGGCCGAACCGCACGGAACTGCGCGCCCTGCTCCGGGCGGTCCGGCGTCCGGTTCGCTGA
- a CDS encoding class I SAM-dependent methyltransferase: MDTERIRRSYTAVADLYIALFGAADRVHADDLAFIGRHLAGHRGPVLDLGCGPGHLTAHLRALGADATGIDLVPAFIAHARATHPDGRYRLGSLDALDAAGHSVAGLLAFYSLIHLPPPDLHRVLTEFRRVTAPGGTLVLGFFEGPETEAFDHKVTTAYRYPVDEMSDRLARAGFTETDRLQRPAEDGHRPHAMLAAVAAER, encoded by the coding sequence GTGGACACCGAGCGGATCCGGCGGTCGTACACGGCCGTCGCCGACCTCTACATCGCACTCTTCGGTGCCGCCGACCGGGTGCACGCGGACGACCTCGCGTTCATCGGCCGGCACCTCGCCGGTCACCGCGGCCCGGTGCTCGATCTCGGCTGCGGCCCCGGCCACCTCACCGCCCACCTCCGCGCGCTCGGCGCGGACGCGACCGGCATCGACCTGGTCCCGGCGTTCATCGCGCACGCGCGCGCCACCCACCCGGACGGCCGCTACCGGCTCGGCTCGCTGGACGCGCTGGACGCCGCCGGCCACTCCGTCGCCGGCCTGCTGGCGTTCTACTCGCTGATCCACCTGCCGCCGCCGGACCTGCACCGGGTGCTCACCGAATTCCGCCGGGTCACGGCGCCCGGCGGCACGCTGGTGCTGGGCTTCTTCGAGGGCCCGGAGACGGAGGCGTTCGACCACAAGGTCACCACCGCCTACCGCTACCCGGTGGACGAGATGTCCGACCGCCTCGCCCGCGCCGGCTTCACCGAGACCGACCGCCTCCAGCGCCCCGCCGAGGACGGCCACCGCCCGCACGCCATGCTCGCGGCCGTCGCCGCGGAACGGTGA
- a CDS encoding nucleotidyltransferase domain-containing protein — translation MDPMKDAGDLVADRFPGATWAILTGSVLGPYRTPGSDLDVVVMRGDGPGYRESLYFRGWPVELFVHTPANLERFMARELAARKPSTHRMIAHGAVLRGDPGDLPARCARVLAAGPPPLTGAERERIRYGLTDLLDDHAHATDPGERAVIGTTLWLETARAALAFAGRWLSTGKWLLRDLRELDPALAARWLAARDDPAAVAGRVLAAAGGPLFDGYRVAAPD, via the coding sequence ATGGATCCGATGAAGGACGCCGGAGATCTCGTCGCCGATCGTTTTCCCGGAGCGACCTGGGCCATCCTCACCGGCAGCGTGCTCGGCCCGTACCGTACCCCGGGATCTGATCTTGACGTGGTGGTGATGCGCGGTGACGGGCCCGGCTATCGGGAGAGCCTGTACTTCCGCGGCTGGCCGGTGGAGCTGTTCGTGCACACGCCGGCGAACCTGGAGCGGTTCATGGCCCGGGAGCTGGCGGCGCGCAAGCCCAGCACGCACCGGATGATCGCGCACGGCGCGGTGCTGCGCGGCGATCCGGGTGACCTGCCCGCGCGGTGCGCCCGGGTGCTCGCGGCCGGGCCGCCGCCGTTGACCGGCGCGGAACGGGAGCGGATCCGGTACGGGCTGACCGACCTGCTCGACGATCACGCGCACGCGACCGACCCGGGCGAGCGGGCCGTGATCGGCACGACGCTGTGGCTGGAGACCGCGCGGGCGGCGCTGGCGTTCGCCGGCCGGTGGCTCAGCACCGGCAAGTGGCTGCTCCGTGACCTGCGGGAACTCGATCCCGCACTGGCCGCCCGCTGGCTGGCCGCCCGGGACGACCCGGCCGCGGTCGCCGGGCGGGTGCTGGCCGCGGCCGGTGGCCCGCTGTTCGACGGCTACCGGGTGGCGGCGCCGGACTGA
- a CDS encoding hemerythrin domain-containing protein encodes MDAVDAIKQDHQRMEEVFARLEAGDGDRRALLTEVENRLEAHSLAEEQEVYPAIKKAAPDEADEVDHGYDEHSEAESLLHKAQSLVDSPDFDDALQEFLEAVRHHVSEEENEILPALADAVDDAELERLGAAFEAKRREELRESGLDEDDEEHGAATDLDEISGTASGITAAGGDGASADLGEMTRAELYEEAKRAEVPGRSHMSKDELKDALQHT; translated from the coding sequence ATGGACGCGGTTGACGCGATCAAGCAGGACCACCAGCGGATGGAGGAGGTCTTCGCGCGGCTGGAGGCCGGGGACGGGGACCGGCGGGCGCTGCTGACCGAGGTCGAGAACCGGCTGGAGGCGCACTCGCTCGCGGAGGAGCAGGAGGTGTACCCGGCGATCAAGAAGGCGGCGCCGGACGAGGCTGACGAGGTCGACCACGGGTACGACGAGCACTCCGAGGCCGAGTCGCTGCTGCACAAGGCGCAGAGCCTGGTCGACTCGCCGGACTTCGACGACGCGCTGCAGGAGTTCCTCGAGGCGGTGCGGCACCACGTCAGCGAGGAGGAGAACGAGATCCTGCCGGCGCTGGCGGACGCGGTCGACGACGCGGAACTGGAGCGGCTCGGCGCGGCCTTCGAGGCGAAGCGGCGCGAGGAACTGCGCGAGTCCGGCCTCGACGAGGACGACGAGGAGCACGGCGCGGCCACGGATCTCGACGAGATCAGCGGCACGGCGTCCGGCATCACCGCGGCCGGCGGGGACGGCGCGTCGGCGGATCTGGGCGAGATGACGCGGGCGGAGCTCTACGAGGAGGCGAAGCGCGCGGAGGTGCCGGGGCGCTCGCACATGAGCAAGGACGAGCTGAAGGACGCGCTCCAGCACACGTGA